One Desulfovibrio fairfieldensis genomic window carries:
- the hypD gene encoding hydrogenase formation protein HypD codes for MQLNTAFQDPQLCRGLLQRLERALDGRSMRFMEVCGTHTVAIFQSGLRSLLPASVTHLSGPGCPVCVTHDAEVAAFLDLAGRDRVIVATFGDLLRVPGPGGRSLKHAQAQGARVEIVYSPLDALSLAAANPNDTVVFLGIGFETTAPTVAATLLTARRRKIENFCVLSLHKLVPPALRALLDDASCAVEAFLLPGHVSTILGLQPYGFLASEYHVPGVVGGFEPADILLALCLMAEQLRDKAPAVVNAYPRAVDDTGNPKARALLEQFFQPADALWRGLGRIPQSGLALRPEYADLDAMARLDLRLPEVASLPGCRCGDVLKGRIAPPACPLFGKKCTPATPVGPCMVSTEGSCAAYFKYSEH; via the coding sequence ATGCAACTGAACACCGCCTTTCAGGATCCCCAACTCTGCCGCGGTCTCCTGCAGCGCCTGGAACGCGCCCTGGACGGGCGCTCCATGCGTTTCATGGAGGTCTGCGGCACGCATACGGTAGCCATTTTCCAGAGCGGCCTGCGCTCCCTGCTGCCCGCCTCGGTCACCCACCTTTCCGGGCCGGGCTGTCCGGTCTGCGTGACGCACGACGCGGAAGTGGCGGCCTTCCTGGACCTGGCCGGTCGGGACAGGGTCATTGTGGCCACATTCGGCGATCTGCTGCGCGTGCCGGGGCCCGGCGGGCGCAGCCTCAAGCATGCCCAGGCCCAGGGCGCGCGCGTGGAAATCGTCTACTCGCCCCTGGACGCCCTGAGTCTGGCCGCGGCCAATCCCAACGACACAGTGGTTTTTCTGGGCATCGGCTTTGAGACCACCGCGCCCACGGTGGCGGCCACCCTGCTCACGGCCCGCCGGCGCAAGATCGAAAATTTCTGCGTGCTTTCCCTGCACAAACTGGTGCCCCCGGCCCTGCGCGCCCTGCTGGACGACGCCTCCTGCGCGGTGGAGGCCTTTCTGCTGCCCGGCCACGTCTCCACCATTCTGGGTTTGCAGCCCTACGGCTTTCTGGCCTCGGAATACCATGTGCCGGGCGTGGTGGGCGGTTTTGAACCGGCGGACATCCTCCTGGCCCTCTGCCTCATGGCCGAACAACTGCGGGACAAGGCCCCGGCCGTGGTCAACGCCTATCCCCGCGCTGTGGACGACACGGGCAATCCCAAGGCGCGCGCCCTGCTGGAGCAGTTTTTCCAGCCCGCCGACGCGCTCTGGCGCGGCTTGGGCCGCATCCCTCAAAGCGGCCTGGCCCTGCGGCCCGAATACGCGGATCTCGACGCCATGGCCCGCCTGGACCTGCGCCTGCCCGAGGTGGCGTCCTTGCCCGGCTGCCGTTGCGGCGACGTGCTCAAGGGGCGCATTGCCCCCCCGGCCTGCCCGCTGTTCGGCAAAAAATGCACTCCGGCCACGCCCGTGGGACCCTGCATGGTTTCCACCGAGGGCAGTTGCGCGGCCTACTTCAAATATTCGGAGCATTGA